A DNA window from Betta splendens chromosome 6, fBetSpl5.4, whole genome shotgun sequence contains the following coding sequences:
- the LOC129604247 gene encoding uncharacterized protein LOC129604247: MVEVAGPEGCMLVHRPWTSADIADFAHTLPDITVSGKTFGANLQAFCQEYRPTGAEIRRILAKRLAPCEYQKLARQLPDVTLALKHKDWTSNLNDGFVAAVRTLVAHLETAFPDKVCMIKVTTCKQQPEESVDDFVHRLTTAYNTHGGAHPPPEGVGGLICSTYESHLCELVMKGLLPEVFDAVKQSYIGWKEEARLSDLTRHACHAYDTLQQKKMAKKEKQQSELYLPSLEMFSAMHNNNRGAGRYRGRGRGRDFRRNWHNRVTGGASGDPGNACHICGEMGHWKKHCPRLRQVPPSRALSSD; this comes from the coding sequence atggtggaagtggccggccctgaaggatgcatgttagtgcacagaccatggactagcgctgacatagctgactttgctcacactcttccagacatcactgtatcaggaaagacattcggtgccaaccttcaggctttctgccaggagtacagacccactggagctgagattcgtcgcatcctggccaaacgccttgcaccttgtgaataccaaaagctggctagacaattgcctgatgtgacacttgctctcaaacacaaagactggacaagcaacttaaatgatggattcgttgccgcagtgaggacgcttgttgcccacctcgaaactgcgttccctgataaagtctgtatgattaaagtcactacgtgcaaacaacaaccagaggaatcagttgatgactttgttcaccgcctcaccaccgCATACAATACACACGGAGGAGCTCACCCTCCccctgaaggagtgggaggactcatctgttcaacatacgagagtcacctgtgtgaactggtgatgaaaggcttactccctgaagtttttgacgccgtgaagcagtcatacatcggatggaaagaagaagcgcgtctgtctgacctcacaagacacgcatgccatgcttatgacactctccagcagaagaagatggcgaagaaggaaaaacaacagagcgaactgtatctgccatccttggagatgttctctgcaatgcataacaacaacagaggagcaggcaggtatcgcgggcgaggacgaggaagagacttcagacggaaTTGGCACAACAGAGTCACAggaggcgcatctggagatccaggaaacgcttgccacatctgcggcgagatgggacactggaagaagcactgcccccggctacgtcaggttccaccctcccgggcactctcgtcagactga